A portion of the Rhodanobacter sp. AS-Z3 genome contains these proteins:
- a CDS encoding alpha-hydroxy-acid oxidizing protein: MNSWINVDDYRKAARRRLPRRVFDYLEGGAEDERGLRHNCEAFAKIRFRPKRLHDVSTRDMSRVLFHRRLPLPLVIAPTGLNDLFWPQGDLALARSAARHGLPFVLSTAASTSIEDIARQADGEHWFQLYVVHRRLAEQLVRRALAADYTTLVLTVDVVRNGTRERDLRNRFALPLCVTPGLLWDGLTHPRWSVSVLRHGLPRLANFADIDPHDIEMQAAVLSRSMDATFDWNGLAWLRDLWPHRLLVKGLLTAADATRCVLLGVDGVVVSNHGGRQLDDCIAPIEALADVRAATRAPILIDSGFRRGSDIAKAIALGADIVMLGRATLYGLAARGERGVDDVIGLLRAQLDSVLVQLGCPSLDQLDCDYLHIATTGSRHDTEIMT; the protein is encoded by the coding sequence GTGAATTCATGGATCAATGTGGATGACTATCGTAAGGCCGCGCGGCGGCGCCTGCCCCGCAGAGTCTTCGACTATCTGGAAGGTGGCGCTGAGGACGAACGTGGGCTGCGCCATAACTGTGAGGCCTTCGCCAAGATTCGTTTCAGGCCTAAGAGACTGCATGACGTCAGCACCCGTGATATGTCGCGGGTGTTGTTTCATCGGAGATTGCCGCTGCCATTAGTTATCGCCCCAACGGGGCTGAATGATCTTTTCTGGCCGCAGGGTGATCTCGCTCTCGCCAGATCAGCTGCTCGACACGGCTTGCCATTTGTGCTTTCGACTGCCGCAAGCACCAGTATCGAAGACATCGCCCGTCAGGCCGACGGCGAACACTGGTTCCAGCTTTACGTGGTTCACCGTCGCTTGGCTGAGCAATTGGTACGCCGTGCTCTCGCCGCCGACTACACCACACTGGTGCTGACTGTCGACGTCGTAAGGAACGGTACTCGCGAGCGCGATTTACGCAACCGTTTCGCCTTGCCATTGTGCGTTACGCCTGGCCTGCTCTGGGATGGATTGACCCATCCTCGCTGGAGTGTATCCGTGCTGCGCCATGGTTTGCCGCGGCTGGCGAACTTCGCCGATATCGATCCGCACGATATCGAAATGCAAGCTGCGGTCTTGAGCCGCAGCATGGATGCAACATTTGACTGGAATGGCCTAGCCTGGTTGCGTGATCTCTGGCCGCACCGTCTGCTCGTGAAGGGTCTCCTCACTGCGGCAGACGCGACGCGTTGTGTTTTGCTAGGCGTGGATGGGGTCGTCGTGTCTAATCATGGCGGTCGCCAGCTTGACGATTGTATTGCCCCGATCGAGGCACTTGCCGACGTACGCGCCGCTACGCGCGCGCCAATTCTAATCGATAGCGGTTTTCGTCGAGGGTCCGATATCGCCAAAGCCATCGCGCTCGGCGCCGATATCGTGATGCTCGGCCGTGCGACCTTGTACGGCCTCGCGGCCCGTGGCGAACGAGGCGTCGATGATGTCATTGGTTTATTACGCGCACAACTGGATTCCGTACTCGTGCAACTCGGTTGTCCTTCGCTCGATCAACTTGATTGCGACTATCTGCACATAGCAACCACAGGTTCACGACACGACACCGAAATAATGACATGA
- a CDS encoding PDZ domain-containing protein, giving the protein MRRLIICGVLAIAAATIMPAYAGWYTTFHNTRDSLAWHNSDGRILDLHSSDNAGIEVTKVNPANLWGLQQGDVILAVDGHPVKHVGELFKQLQASKPANVKIQVRRGHAEQVLTVVASDYVNLVNPHP; this is encoded by the coding sequence ATGCGACGACTGATTATTTGCGGTGTCCTCGCGATAGCTGCCGCGACCATCATGCCTGCCTATGCCGGCTGGTACACCACTTTCCATAACACCCGCGACAGCCTTGCGTGGCACAACTCGGACGGTCGCATTCTCGATCTGCATTCAAGTGACAACGCCGGCATCGAAGTCACCAAGGTGAACCCGGCCAACCTGTGGGGTCTGCAACAAGGCGACGTGATCCTCGCCGTCGATGGCCATCCCGTGAAGCACGTGGGCGAACTGTTCAAACAACTGCAAGCGAGCAAACCCGCCAACGTGAAAATCCAGGTGCGGCGCGGTCATGCCGAGCAGGTATTGACAGTAGTAGCCAGTGACTACGTAAACCTTGTGAACCCACATCCGTAA
- a CDS encoding group II intron maturase-specific domain-containing protein, whose translation MASRAALKRQTRCERESHGTRHDDLSRMFNPVLRGWRNYYERFHGSATDTVWKHLDAYLMRWLQRKYKSLVRHKTRAWEALRQLANVHSRAFVHWKLRYT comes from the coding sequence ATCGCATCACGGGCGGCGCTCAAACGCCAGACCCGCTGCGAGAGAGAATCACACGGAACCAGACACGACGATCTGTCCCGCATGTTCAATCCAGTGCTGCGTGGCTGGAGGAACTATTACGAGCGATTCCACGGCTCCGCGACGGATACCGTCTGGAAACACTTGGATGCGTATTTGATGCGGTGGCTGCAGCGCAAGTACAAGTCCCTCGTTCGCCATAAAACGCGGGCGTGGGAAGCACTTCGTCAACTGGCCAACGTCCATTCCCGGGCTTTTGTACATTGGAAACTGCGTTATACGTGA
- a CDS encoding IS481 family transposase gives MTLTLHPLARTTPRILAELRAEEPGLSDAALARRYGVTAPTVRKWRERDSTADRSHRPDTLHCTLTPAQEAVAMEVRRTLWLPLDDLLVIVREFLNPKVSRSGLARCMKRHGVNQRPVEDKDAPIVRKTFKDYAPGFVHMDIKYLPQMADETARRYLFVAIDRATRWVYLRIYGDQSEASSTDFLRRVKAAAPMTIEKLLTDNGSQFTDRFTSKRKEPSGHHAFDRECALLGIEHRLITPRHPQTNGMVERFNGRISDILATTHFRSREDLQTTLERYQTLYNEHLPQKALGHKTPVQAIRAWRKERPELFVRKLKNQTELDNSPPD, from the coding sequence ATGACGCTGACACTACACCCGCTGGCCCGGACCACGCCGCGCATCCTCGCTGAGCTGCGTGCGGAGGAACCGGGCTTGAGCGATGCGGCCCTGGCACGTCGCTACGGTGTCACGGCACCTACCGTGCGCAAGTGGCGCGAGCGCGACTCGACCGCCGATCGATCGCACCGCCCTGACACGCTTCATTGCACGCTGACACCCGCGCAAGAAGCAGTGGCGATGGAAGTCCGCCGCACGCTGTGGCTGCCGCTGGACGACCTGCTGGTGATCGTGCGTGAGTTCCTCAATCCGAAGGTTTCCCGCTCGGGTCTGGCGCGATGCATGAAGCGCCACGGCGTGAACCAGCGCCCGGTAGAGGACAAAGACGCACCGATCGTGCGCAAGACGTTCAAGGACTATGCGCCCGGCTTCGTGCACATGGACATCAAGTACCTGCCGCAGATGGCCGATGAAACGGCTCGGCGTTATCTCTTCGTCGCCATCGACCGCGCCACGCGCTGGGTCTATCTGCGCATCTACGGTGACCAGAGCGAGGCCAGCAGCACGGACTTCCTGCGCCGCGTGAAAGCGGCTGCGCCCATGACCATCGAGAAGCTGCTGACCGACAACGGCAGCCAGTTCACTGACCGCTTCACCAGCAAGCGGAAGGAACCGTCGGGCCATCACGCCTTCGACCGCGAGTGCGCGCTGCTCGGCATCGAGCACCGGCTGATCACGCCACGTCACCCGCAGACCAACGGCATGGTCGAGCGCTTCAATGGCCGCATCAGTGACATCCTGGCCACCACCCACTTCCGCTCACGCGAGGATTTGCAGACCACGCTTGAACGCTACCAGACGCTGTACAACGAACATCTTCCGCAAAAGGCGCTCGGTCACAAGACACCCGTGCAAGCCATCCGTGCATGGCGCAAAGAACGCCCGGAATTGTTCGTCAGAAAATTGAAGAACCAGACGGAACTTGACAACTCGCCACCTGATTAG
- a CDS encoding IS1595 family transposase: protein MAMNQVQFQAGLSMAQFIQRYGTEARCYRALYRARWPKGFRCPKCDSRPRSKFRRAGRVYYQCRTCRHQTTLTSGTAFEGSKLPLTTWFLAMHLLTGSKTNMSALELKRHLGVCYDTAWKLKHKIMQTMTEREEPRQLTDFVQIDDAYLGGERNGGKPGRGSENKQPFVVAVSTDETLEHPTFAVIEPVRSFDNVALTDWGKRRLAPDAEVFSDGLGCFRRVVELDHAHTVLETEGGRTATEVKGARWVNVVLGNVKRAISGCYHAMRQAKYARRYLAEAAYRFNRRFRLAELLPRLARAMVLCKPWPEPKLRAIDNFHG, encoded by the coding sequence ATGGCTATGAACCAAGTGCAGTTCCAGGCGGGGTTGTCGATGGCGCAGTTCATCCAGCGGTACGGCACCGAAGCCAGGTGCTACCGGGCGCTGTACAGGGCGCGCTGGCCGAAGGGGTTCCGCTGCCCGAAGTGCGATAGCCGGCCGCGCTCGAAGTTTCGCCGCGCGGGCCGGGTGTACTACCAATGCCGCACGTGCAGGCATCAGACGACGCTGACCAGCGGGACGGCGTTTGAGGGCAGCAAGCTCCCGCTGACGACGTGGTTCTTGGCGATGCATCTGTTGACCGGCAGCAAGACCAATATGTCCGCGCTGGAACTGAAGAGGCACCTTGGCGTGTGCTACGACACCGCCTGGAAGCTCAAGCACAAGATCATGCAGACCATGACTGAACGTGAAGAACCGCGCCAACTCACGGATTTCGTGCAGATCGATGATGCCTACCTGGGCGGCGAACGCAACGGCGGCAAGCCAGGACGCGGATCGGAAAACAAACAGCCGTTCGTGGTGGCCGTATCCACTGACGAAACGCTGGAACACCCGACCTTCGCCGTCATCGAGCCGGTGCGTAGCTTCGACAATGTCGCACTCACCGACTGGGGCAAGCGGCGCCTTGCACCCGATGCGGAAGTCTTCAGCGATGGATTGGGCTGCTTCCGGCGCGTCGTCGAATTGGATCATGCACATACCGTGCTGGAAACCGAAGGTGGACGTACCGCGACCGAGGTCAAGGGCGCGCGCTGGGTGAACGTGGTGCTCGGCAACGTCAAACGCGCCATCAGCGGCTGTTACCACGCCATGCGGCAGGCCAAGTACGCGCGGCGCTACCTGGCCGAGGCGGCCTACCGGTTCAACCGTCGGTTTCGCCTCGCCGAGTTGCTGCCGCGACTGGCGCGGGCCATGGTGCTGTGCAAACCTTGGCCTGAGCCAAAATTGCGTGCCATCGACAATTTTCATGGCTGA
- a CDS encoding VOC family protein yields the protein MDYDVKSPLSAERCESAYGSLSEVPFRRIDHIALAVRDLEEAVHLFGNILGFELKGRRQIRGATTGMISAEMEINGMRFVLCQGTEPQSQVSQLIENFGVGLAHVAFEVEDVEQTVEMLRNRGMGFDTNVIRGSGLTQSFTTRCHNTGMSFELIHREGEDGFLEGNVQALFDQLEQGNKY from the coding sequence ATGGATTACGACGTTAAATCACCGCTGTCGGCCGAACGCTGTGAATCGGCCTATGGCTCACTCTCCGAAGTCCCCTTTAGGCGCATCGATCACATCGCTCTTGCGGTGCGCGATCTCGAAGAAGCAGTACATCTTTTCGGGAATATCCTTGGCTTCGAGCTAAAAGGCCGCCGACAAATCCGCGGTGCGACCACCGGCATGATCTCTGCCGAAATGGAAATCAACGGCATGCGGTTCGTGCTTTGCCAAGGGACGGAACCCCAATCGCAGGTATCCCAACTGATCGAGAATTTCGGCGTTGGCTTGGCGCATGTGGCATTTGAGGTCGAGGACGTAGAGCAAACGGTCGAGATGCTTCGCAACCGTGGCATGGGCTTCGATACCAATGTCATTCGCGGTTCCGGTCTTACGCAATCGTTCACTACGCGCTGCCACAATACCGGCATGAGTTTTGAGCTCATTCATCGCGAAGGCGAGGATGGTTTTCTCGAAGGCAACGTGCAGGCGTTGTTTGACCAGTTGGAACAGGGTAACAAGTACTGA
- a CDS encoding PLP-dependent aminotransferase family protein, which yields MAIPGNNSVMNFLNEVAEAYPAAISLAAGRPGNQLFDEIDTESLSRWLATFRGTAPLSSLLQYGRTAGLIHELVARQITNDDGVPACADRMVVTAGCQEALALCVPELCREASDVLLVRNPCYIGITGAAAGASVALQSLDGNISGIDAQIESAVAQLTTSGRSARAVYLVPDFDNPTGEVISLEQRRAILAMCARHRIVVLEDNPYGMFRYEGTPIPPMAALDDTGCVIYFSTYSKTIAPTMRVGAVMLPESLFGDRGASVALYKAIVERKSFVTVNTSQLCQAIVGGLLIERDCSLRSWLSPTVEMYRRNRDEMLAQLAESFPTGRAAVNWNQPEGGFFLCVDVPMRFDGDAATECATRDGVIVLPMSFFAFDATQDQRIRLAFSAVEPDRIRAGIVGLSRFVARRVGTHVRREHSLAI from the coding sequence ATGGCAATTCCGGGGAACAATTCTGTCATGAATTTTCTTAATGAAGTCGCCGAGGCTTATCCAGCGGCGATTTCGTTGGCAGCTGGACGTCCGGGTAACCAGTTATTCGACGAGATTGATACAGAATCCCTGAGTCGCTGGTTGGCCACCTTTCGCGGTACCGCTCCTTTATCGAGCCTGTTGCAGTACGGCCGCACTGCGGGCCTGATTCATGAGCTCGTCGCGCGCCAGATCACCAACGACGACGGCGTACCTGCTTGCGCGGATCGCATGGTCGTTACGGCGGGGTGTCAGGAAGCGCTTGCATTGTGCGTGCCAGAGCTGTGTCGGGAAGCGAGTGATGTGCTGCTGGTGCGTAACCCTTGCTACATCGGCATCACCGGCGCTGCAGCCGGCGCATCAGTCGCGTTGCAGTCATTGGATGGAAACATCTCTGGCATCGATGCACAGATTGAATCGGCCGTTGCACAGTTGACAACAAGTGGACGCAGTGCGCGCGCTGTCTATCTCGTGCCGGATTTTGACAATCCCACCGGCGAAGTTATATCGCTGGAACAGCGCCGCGCGATTCTTGCGATGTGTGCACGTCATCGTATCGTGGTGCTTGAAGACAACCCGTACGGAATGTTCCGCTACGAAGGCACCCCGATTCCACCCATGGCGGCGCTCGACGACACGGGCTGTGTCATCTACTTCTCTACCTATTCGAAGACTATTGCCCCCACCATGCGTGTTGGTGCCGTGATGCTGCCGGAAAGTCTGTTTGGTGATCGTGGCGCATCCGTCGCACTGTACAAGGCGATCGTGGAGCGAAAGAGCTTTGTTACGGTCAATACCAGTCAACTGTGCCAAGCCATTGTCGGCGGCTTGCTGATCGAGCGCGATTGCAGTTTGCGCAGCTGGCTCAGCCCCACCGTGGAGATGTACCGGCGCAATCGCGACGAAATGCTTGCGCAGCTCGCCGAGAGTTTCCCCACTGGCAGGGCAGCGGTTAACTGGAACCAGCCTGAAGGTGGCTTTTTTCTTTGCGTGGATGTGCCGATGCGCTTCGATGGCGACGCTGCCACCGAGTGCGCTACCCGCGATGGCGTGATCGTGTTGCCGATGTCCTTCTTCGCGTTCGACGCGACACAGGACCAGCGGATCCGTCTCGCATTCAGCGCAGTCGAGCCGGATCGCATCCGTGCCGGTATTGTTGGACTGTCCCGATTCGTCGCACGCCGTGTCGGGACGCACGTTCGCCGCGAACATTCCTTGGCGATCTGA
- the glyA gene encoding serine hydroxymethyltransferase has translation MGMPAKRGVPDYVRDGMKLSHIEHYLMQGIQTLRRDDPELFDILEREHQRQSESLSLIASSGGTDSSVLATVGSTIVNVTAEGYPGKRYHAGCRFVDMAEQLAIDRAKKVFGARYVNVQPHCASFANHTVMQSLLSPGDTILGMSLDQGGHLTHGSPVNLSGRLYRAIGYGLDSKGLIDYGQLREQALEHRPGLIVCGTTSYTRVIDFDRIRGAADEVGAYVLADITHIAGLVAAGVHPSPIDAAHFTTTCTFKQLYGPRGALIMMGRDADTIGPDGARTLSNGIQSAVFPLMQGSPEVHTIAAKARAMGRLLEPEFRDLARRIHANAATLADALQARGYEVISGGTDNHIVLFRVPSHLNGEVATRALEHCGILVNKNKIPGDYRSAATASGLRLGSNTVSLRGMGKKQMHEAIELIDVVLKHAHASGGGSFELDENVYDQVNGSVRELCRMYPMPYDALPSMRVEPGQAVTEPAVALAP, from the coding sequence ATGGGAATGCCGGCAAAGCGCGGCGTACCTGACTACGTGAGGGATGGCATGAAGCTGAGTCACATTGAGCACTATCTGATGCAGGGCATCCAGACGCTACGTCGCGACGACCCGGAACTGTTCGACATTCTCGAACGCGAGCATCAGCGGCAATCGGAGTCACTTTCTCTTATCGCCTCCAGCGGCGGCACCGATTCATCAGTGCTAGCGACGGTAGGCAGCACCATCGTCAATGTCACGGCCGAAGGGTATCCGGGCAAGCGCTATCACGCAGGCTGTCGATTTGTCGACATGGCCGAACAGCTCGCCATCGATCGCGCGAAGAAGGTATTCGGCGCACGCTACGTCAACGTGCAGCCGCATTGCGCAAGTTTCGCCAATCACACGGTGATGCAGTCCCTGCTCTCGCCCGGCGACACGATCCTCGGCATGTCGCTGGATCAAGGCGGCCATCTGACCCATGGATCCCCGGTCAATCTCAGCGGCAGGCTTTACAGGGCCATCGGCTACGGCCTGGATTCAAAGGGACTCATTGATTATGGCCAATTGCGCGAGCAGGCCCTCGAACATCGTCCGGGACTGATCGTTTGCGGCACAACCTCCTACACTCGTGTCATCGACTTTGATCGCATTCGTGGTGCAGCCGATGAAGTCGGTGCCTATGTGCTTGCCGACATCACGCATATCGCAGGCCTGGTAGCAGCCGGCGTCCATCCAAGCCCTATCGATGCGGCACACTTCACCACCACCTGTACGTTCAAGCAACTCTACGGCCCGCGTGGCGCGCTCATCATGATGGGGCGCGACGCCGATACCATCGGGCCTGATGGCGCGCGCACCTTGTCCAACGGCATCCAGAGCGCCGTGTTTCCGCTCATGCAGGGCTCTCCCGAAGTGCACACCATTGCCGCCAAAGCGCGTGCCATGGGCCGTCTGCTCGAGCCAGAGTTTCGCGACCTGGCGCGCCGCATCCATGCCAACGCGGCAACGCTTGCCGATGCCCTGCAGGCGCGCGGCTACGAAGTCATTAGTGGCGGCACCGATAACCACATTGTCCTGTTCCGCGTGCCGTCGCATCTCAACGGAGAGGTAGCGACACGTGCACTGGAGCACTGCGGGATCCTGGTGAATAAGAACAAGATTCCTGGCGACTACCGAAGCGCGGCAACTGCGAGCGGTCTGCGTCTGGGCAGCAATACCGTATCGCTGCGCGGCATGGGCAAGAAGCAGATGCACGAGGCCATCGAACTGATTGATGTCGTGCTTAAGCATGCGCATGCCAGCGGCGGTGGCAGTTTCGAGCTCGATGAAAACGTGTACGACCAGGTGAACGGCAGCGTGCGTGAGCTATGCCGCATGTATCCGATGCCGTACGACGCGCTGCCATCGATGCGCGTCGAGCCAGGCCAAGCCGTCACGGAGCCTGCTGTCGCACTTGCGCCTTGA